From a single Tachypleus tridentatus isolate NWPU-2018 chromosome 6, ASM421037v1, whole genome shotgun sequence genomic region:
- the LOC143254619 gene encoding uncharacterized protein LOC143254619 yields MADVSPFTLEERIVTNTWVHERKNTGDTLNKITGKFRKRFNKDPPTRKTMSNWESKLFETGNIKGAPRSGRPIKRRKSCAGVKESVINSPLKPTRKRSAELGIPRATMQTFMKKDMEVKAWRPTFMNELSDADRENRKLTCD; encoded by the coding sequence atggcagacgtaagcccatttacacttgaagagcgtattgtgacaaatACGTGGGTACacgagcgcaagaatactggtgacaccctgaATAAAATAACTGGCAAATTTAGAAAAAGATTCAATAAGGATCCACCAACACGAAAAACGATGTCAAATTGGGAGAGCAAATTGTTTGAAACTGGCAATATTAAGGGTGCACCTCGTTCAGGAAGACCAATTAAACGTAGAAAGTCATGTGCTGGTGTGAAAGAGTCAGTTATTAACTCACCATTAAAGCCGACAAGGAAAAGATCAGCTGAACTTGGTATCCCGCGAGCAACCATGCAGACCTTTATGAAAAAGGACATGGAAGTTAAAGCATGGCGACCCACATTTATGAATGAACTAAGTGATGCTGATAGAGAAAATAGGAAACTGACGTGTGATTAG